From the genome of Streptomyces sp. NBC_01260, one region includes:
- a CDS encoding LCP family protein: protein MDAQSRGRAENIDPADQWVLNPDTGDYELRLNQSGGDSGGSPSTSAPRGSRRRDAVREDGGRRRDSPRDGAGRGAGPSREVPRQGGRRSARGQEGSGSSSSSNENSAGRRKRKAPKARRKKALLWTGGVMAFLLVGVSVGGYALYQHFNGNLNSVDIGNAGNKDVVTANAPLNILVIGTDKRTGKGNEGYGDKGSTGHADTNILFHVSKDRTNATALSIPRDLITDIPDCTTKQPDNSEKVIPGTQNIRFNVSLGQEGRDPGCTMETVKQITGLKVDHFMMVDFNAVKELSTAVGGVKVCLARAVKDKDSHLDLPEGPSKIQGEQALAFVRTRHSFGNQSDLDRIKVQQQFIGSMIRQMKSDDTLTSPTKLFKLADAATKALTVDKAIGSVPKLTTLAKELTKIDTKNISFVTLPVIDNPAEPKPITVVLDPVKAPQLFSMMQADTSLTEVAAQKKAAKGKQDALLKGTKAAAADVRVDVYNGGKIAGGAQQTVTWLQNTKGVLKSTNKSNAPAKAARTTLEYAPNQADQARALAAMMGLPGSALKKGTADAEGLQAMVLTLGADFKGAGTPITGPAKIDIPKASADKAECAK from the coding sequence GTGGATGCACAAAGCCGTGGGCGGGCGGAGAACATCGATCCCGCAGACCAATGGGTCCTCAACCCGGACACCGGCGACTACGAACTGCGACTGAACCAATCCGGAGGGGATTCGGGCGGCAGCCCGAGCACTTCGGCCCCGCGCGGCTCCCGGCGCAGAGACGCCGTCCGCGAGGACGGCGGCCGGCGGCGGGACTCCCCGCGCGACGGCGCCGGACGTGGTGCCGGTCCGAGCCGCGAAGTGCCCAGGCAGGGCGGTCGCCGTTCGGCCCGCGGCCAGGAGGGATCGGGCTCGTCCTCGTCCTCGAACGAGAACAGCGCCGGCCGCCGCAAGCGCAAGGCCCCGAAGGCCCGCCGCAAGAAGGCGCTGCTCTGGACGGGCGGCGTGATGGCCTTCCTGCTCGTCGGAGTCTCGGTCGGCGGTTACGCGCTGTACCAGCACTTCAACGGCAACCTGAACTCCGTGGACATCGGCAACGCCGGCAACAAGGACGTCGTCACCGCCAACGCGCCCCTGAACATATTGGTCATCGGTACGGACAAGCGCACCGGCAAGGGCAATGAGGGCTACGGCGACAAGGGCAGTACCGGCCACGCCGACACCAACATCCTGTTCCACGTCTCCAAGGACCGCACCAACGCCACGGCGCTGAGCATCCCCCGCGACCTCATCACCGACATCCCGGACTGCACGACCAAGCAGCCGGACAACTCGGAGAAGGTCATCCCGGGCACCCAGAACATCCGGTTCAACGTCAGCCTCGGCCAGGAGGGCCGTGACCCGGGCTGCACGATGGAAACCGTCAAGCAGATCACCGGCCTGAAGGTCGACCACTTCATGATGGTCGACTTCAACGCGGTCAAGGAACTGTCCACGGCCGTCGGTGGCGTCAAGGTCTGCCTCGCCAGGGCGGTCAAGGACAAGGACTCCCACCTCGACCTGCCGGAGGGCCCGAGCAAGATCCAGGGCGAGCAGGCGCTGGCCTTCGTACGGACCCGGCACAGCTTCGGCAATCAGAGCGACCTGGACCGGATCAAGGTCCAGCAGCAGTTCATCGGATCGATGATCCGGCAGATGAAGTCGGACGACACCCTGACCAGCCCGACGAAGCTGTTCAAGCTGGCGGACGCGGCCACGAAGGCCCTGACGGTCGACAAGGCCATCGGCTCCGTGCCGAAGCTGACCACGCTCGCCAAGGAACTCACCAAGATCGACACGAAGAACATCTCGTTCGTGACGCTTCCGGTGATCGACAACCCGGCCGAGCCCAAGCCGATCACGGTGGTCCTGGACCCGGTGAAGGCGCCCCAGCTGTTCTCGATGATGCAGGCGGACACCTCACTGACCGAGGTGGCCGCGCAGAAGAAGGCGGCCAAGGGCAAGCAGGACGCGCTCCTCAAGGGCACCAAGGCCGCCGCCGCCGACGTACGCGTCGATGTCTACAACGGCGGCAAGATCGCCGGCGGGGCCCAGCAGACCGTGACCTGGCTGCAGAACACCAAGGGCGTCCTCAAGTCCACGAACAAGTCCAACGCCCCGGCGAAGGCCGCCAGGACGACGCTGGAGTACGCGCCGAACCAGGCCGACCAGGCCCGCGCACTCGCCGCGATGATGGGGCTCCCCGGATCGGCGCTCAAGAAGGGCACCGCCGATGCGGAAGGTCTCCAGGCGATGGTGCTGACGCTGGGGGCGGACTTCAAGGGCGCCGGCACTCCCATCACCGGTCCGGCCAAGATCGACATTCCGAAGGCCAGTGCCGACAAGGCAGAGTGCGCCAAGTGA